A single region of the Plutella xylostella chromosome 7, ilPluXylo3.1, whole genome shotgun sequence genome encodes:
- the LOC105390412 gene encoding alpha-1,3/1,6-mannosyltransferase ALG2, with protein MVKIIFLHPDLGIGGAERLVLDAALAFKSRGHEVAFYTNHHDPTHCFAETRDGTFPVTVVGDWIPRSIFGRFRAACAYARMVYAAAYLAWSVIPVEEPMLIFCDLISLCIPFLKLARGHFRVVFYCHHPDKLLSPDGGTLKKLYRAPLNWLEELTTAQADKVLVNSKYTARVYQDAFQRIKDIPDICYPSINTEFFNSTTPPPLKEIVPVGTDKFIFLSINRYERKKNLQLALRALEHLKHLLSESDWHRVHLIMAGGFDPINLENMEHYMELTDLAAELDIEDKVTFMKSPKDVEKVSLLYNCKALVYTPSNEHFGIVPLEAMYYSKPVIAVNSGGPTETIVNEVTGFLCDPSSEAFANAMKKLVLSKELGERLGEAGRKRFETKFSFDAFTEQLDGILTRERQFISEARAIGYENKKAK; from the coding sequence ATGGTGAAAATCATTTTCCTCCACCCAGACTTGGGTATCGGGGGCGCAGAGCGGCTTGTTTTGGACGCCGCATTGGCCTTCAAATCTAGGGGACACGAAGTGGCGTTCTACACCAATCACCACGACCCAACTCACTGCTTCGCCGAGACTAGAGATGGCACGTTCCCGGTGACCGTGGTCGGGGACTGGATCCCGCGGTCCATCTTCGGTCGCTTCCGGGCGGCGTGCGCGTACGCCCGCATGGTGTACGCAGCCGCATACCTCGCCTGGTCCGTCATCCCCGTCGAGGAGCCCATGCTCATATTCTGCGACCTCATCTCTCTCTGCATCCCCTTCCTAAAACTAGCCAGAGGACATTTCCGAGTGGTATTCTACTGCCACCATCCAGACAAACTGCTGTCACCTGACGGTGGAACACTGAAGAAACTTTACAGAGCACCCTTGAACTGGCTGGAAGAACTAACAACAGCGCAGGCTGACAAAGTTCTAGTCAACAGCAAGTATACAGCACGGGTGTATCAGGATGCATTCCAAAGGATTAAAGACATTCCAGATATTTGCTATCCGTCAATAAATACAGAGTTCTTTAATTCTACAACTCCTCCTCCTTTGAAGGAGATAGTGCCTGTTGGTACGGACAAGTTCATATTCCTGTCAATAAACAGGTATGAGAGGAAGAAGAATTTGCAGCTGGCTTTAAGAGCTCTGGAGCATTTGAAGCATTTGTTGAGTGAGTCGGACTGGCACCGTGTGCACCTCATCATGGCCGGCGGGTTCGACCCTATCAACTTGGAGAACATGGAGCATTACATGGAACTGACTGACCTCGCTGCAGAACTGGATATTGAAGATAAAGTTACTTTTATGAAGTCACCAAAAGATGTAGAGAAAGTTTCTCTGTTGTATAACTGCAAGGCCCTGGTGTATACTCCTTCTAATGAGCATTTTGGCATTGTGCCACTGGAAGCTATGTATTACAGCAAGCCTGTGATAGCCGTCAACAGCGGTGGTCCTACTGAGACAATAGTTAATGAAGTGACAGGCTTCCTCTGTGATCCTAGCAGTGAAGCTTTTGCTAATGCCATgaagaagttagttttaagCAAAGAATTAGGAGAAAGATTAGGTGAAGCCGGCAGGAAGAGGTTTGAGACTAAATTCTCCTTTGATGCTTTCACAGAGCAGCTAGATGGGATCCTCACTCGTGAACGCCAGTTTATATCTGAGGCCCGGGCAATAGGCTATGAGAACAAGAAAGCTAAATAA
- the LOC105390588 gene encoding activating signal cointegrator 1 complex subunit 3 — MELPRLTRALRAHTQLDKPRCLKPVSDPTKPYVAKSRKLQRFKSWADIINHIKQRELNFQEIIPLMAELKVAAKILAGDQPDDVIEDAAVLSLRMFLDQDIVMLKHLSQLRQTFGTVTNVTANKICEIVTKISSELTEETKQFIKEELSEETKENQKLWGEHIVIKCVPYRPAKKHLPRLTTKLATANIGDDFSMKYSVQPQKIQPVEKINVKQVPESKYNKTWLETKMKELYEGNPDISSADILQSVITLLNASRNNEEIQNDMFELLGFDKFEFIQELLQNRQSVLNSLKAPPPVPVEATSPSKPSGPKMPDYLCQVSVASEQERALARLARREEKRSRRARPGDEPEPQIDVAQMRARRIAELSKPVVPFSVTKKDVDPLLQKVSYFQSKVQYPNVFDSSIEAKNSAGFVSGLKLILPENAIRKDNKEYEEVTIPKNEQATLTVGNQRVPISQLDAIGQMAFENVKELNRIQSVVFQTAYHTNENLLICAPTGAGKTNIALLTVVHQIKQHIENGVIMKNKFKIIYIAPMKALASEMTASFGKRLQGLGISVRELTGDMKLTKTEVQQTQMIVTTPEKWDVVTRKGATDTELASIVKLLIIDEVHLLHGERGPTVEAVVARTLRQVESSQNMIRIVGLSATLPNYVDVARFLRVNPYIGLFYFDSRFRPVPLEQIFVGVKEAGSGGGAHLRMMQSMNEICYDKASDMVQKGHQVMVFVHARNATHQTAMILKELAQKKGHLKHFEPEDSAGYFKAKKSISSSPNKVLGELFASGFACHHAGMLRSDRNMVEKYFSEGYIKVLVCTSTLAWGVNLPAHAVIIRGTEIYDQNHGSFVDLSILDVLQIFGRAGRPQFDTCGTGIIITTHDKLSHYLKSMTNQFPIESNFINLLADNLNAEVALGTVTNLDEAVEWLSYTYLFVRMRINPQVYGLTYGDVQEDPTLEAKRRELITAAAMQLDKTHMIRFNERTGDLNVTDLGRTASHYYITCETMEVFNSMVRKSMTQGYVLEMLTRCSDFQQLKIRKEELTELWNLKDQFCELRIEDPPEDIHWKINILLQVYLSRARVQGSSLQSDLNYISQNAVRIVRALFEITLRKNNAYMAGLYLKMAKMLELQTWDFHSTLRQFNCFPIEVLSRLEYPMLTISQIRDMDQREIGDLIRNPKAARHVKKCAEEFPTLEMEASLHPITRTVLRIRLLITPDFKWNDKYHGKAPEAFWIWVEDPDNDIMYYHEYFLITKKQVITKEPQELIITIPITEPLPPQYYIRATSERWLGSDCVLPLTFQHLILPETHPPHTDLLELQPLPVTALGNAQYEMLYNFTHFNPIQTQLFHCLYHTDHNVLLGAPTGSGKTIVAEVAMYRVFNQYPQCKVVYIAPLKALVKERIKDWKVRLEEKLGKKVVELTGDVSPDVRAIRNSSVIVTTPEKWDGISRSWQSRHYVRDVALIVIDEIHLLGEDRGPVLEVIVSRTNFIESHTSRRLRIIGLSTALANAKDLANWLNIGEMGLYNFRPSVRPVPLEVHISGHPGRHYCPRMMTMNKPTFQAIRTHSPSAPALVFVSSRRQTRLTALDLIAYLAAEDNPKQFLHMQESEMEQVLSSIRESNLKLTLAFGIGIHHAGLHERDRSTVEELFINQKIQVLICTATLAWGVNFPAHLVVIKGTEYFDGKQKRYVDMPITDVLQMMGRAGRPQYDNEGVAVVLVHDQKKNFYKKFLYEPFPVESSLLGVLPDHLNAEIVAGTVQTKQDILDYLTWTYFFRRLLKNPSYYHLESVEPQDVNRYLSNLVQTSIDELASANCVEIEEDQRTITSTWMGRIASYYYLSHKTMRHFSEHLSHTQTFDELLRVLADCEEYATLPVRHNEDVLNGDLSQECRLPVDPLSLDSSHVKAFLLLQAHMTRLQLPNTDYLTDTKSVLDQSIRVIQAMIDTSSEYGWLPVSLSCQILMQAIVQARWPMDSPLTTLPHIESHHLYLFTQMSKDTRKPCMMLNGLKVACAKNYELLAKYLRKEFDEHQIEQVYKAICDLPTVDIKVSVRGAWFDVDGEETRPVRQPPARDHWVPLHADQEYTLVLDTHRRGGNPSSVLCPRFPRGKNEGWFVSLGVVDRAELVALKRVTLRGGSSQQLTFHTPPETGRVIYTVYITSDSYLGLDQQYDVQVEVIDPMPADNEERVFTMDKTLIE; from the exons GACATTGTGATGCTGAAGCATCTATCTCAACTGCGGCAGACATTTGGAACAGTTACTAATGTTACTGCTAACAAAATTTGTGAG ATTGTAACAAAAATATCTAGCGAACTTACAGAAGAGACCAAACAATTTATCAAGGAGGAGTTGAGTGAAGAAACAAAAGAGAACCAGAAGCTTTGGGGCGAGcatattgttataaaatgtGTTCCGTACCGCCCGGCCAAGAAACATCTGCCGCGACTCACCACCAAACTTGCCACCGCCAACATCGGAGATGACTTCTCCATGAAGTATAGTGTACAGCCCCAGAAAATACAGCCTGTTgagaaaataaatgtaaagcAGGTTCCTGAATCTAAA TACAACAAGACATGGCTAGAGACAAAGATGAAGGAACTTTATGAAGGCAACCCTGACATATCCAGCGCCGACATCCTCCAGTCAGTGATCACATTACTGAACGCTTCGCGAAACAACGAGGAGATTCAGAACGACATGTTCGAACTACTCGGCTTCGACAAGTTTGAGTTTATTCAGGAGCTGCTGCAGAATCGACAGAGTGTTCTGAACAGTCTGAAAGCGCCCCCGCCGGTGCCTGTTGAAG CGACATCACCCTCCAAGCCGTCCGGTCCCAAGATGCCAGACTACCTGTGCCAAGTGTCAGTTGCCTCAGAACAAGAGCGCGCGCTGGCCCGCCTCGCGCGGCGCGAGGAGAAGCGATCGAGGCGCGCCCGGCCCGGTGATGAGCCCGAGCCGCAGATCGACGTGGCACAGATGCGCGCTAGGAG aATAGCGGAGTTATCAAAGCCGGTGGTGCCATTTTCTGTAACAAAGAAGGATGTGGACCCGCTGCTGCAGAAAGTGTCGTATTTCCAGTCCAAAGTGCAGTATCCTAACGTATTCGACTCTTCCATTGAAGCCAAGAATTCTGCAG GTTTCGTATCGGGTCTAAAGCTGATACTGCCAGAGAACGCAATAAGGAAAGACAATAAGGAATACGAAGAAGTGACGATACCCAAGAACGAACAAGCGACACTAACAGTTGGCAACCAACGGGTGCCTATATCACAACTCGATGCG ATCGGCCAAATGGCGTTCGAAAACGTGAAAGAGCTAAACAGGATCCAGTCGGTAGTGTTCCAGACGGCTTACCACACTAACGAGAACCTCCTAATATGTGCGCCCACCGGCGCGGGGAAGACTAACATAGCGTTGTTGACAGTCGTGCACCAGATCAAACAGCATATCGAGAACGGTGTCATTATGAAGAATAAGTTTAAG ATAATTTACATAGCACCAATGAAAGCGCTAGCTAGCGAGATGACGGCTTCTTTCGGCAAAAGATTGCAAGGTCTTGGCATCAGCGTACGGGAACTAAcag GTGATATGAAACTGACAAAGACTGAAGTACAACAGACTCAGATGATCGTCACGACACCGGAGAAATGGGACGTCGTCACTAGGAAAGGCGcca CGGACACAGAACTAGCCTCCATCGTGAAACTGCTCATCATAGACGAGGTGCACTTGTTGCACGGCGAGCGCGGGCCGACCGTGGAGGCGGTGGTGGCGCGCACGCTGCGCCAGGTGGAGTCCTCGCAGAACATGATCCGCATCGTGGGCCTGTCCGCCACGCTGCCCAACTACGTAGATGTGGCGCG TTTCCTCCGAGTGAACCCGTACATCGGCTTGTTCTACTTCGACTCGCGGTTCCGTCCGGTGCCGCTGGAGCAGATCTTTGTGGGAGTTAAAGAAGCTggtagcggcggcggcgcgcatCTGAGGATG ATGCAATCAATGAACGAGATATGCTACGACAAAGCGTCAGACATGGTTCAAAAAGGCCACCAAGTCATGGTGTTTGTTCACGCGCGCAACGCCACGCATCAAACAGCCATGATACTTAAAGAACTAGCCCAGAAGAAGGGACATCTGAAGCACTTTGAGCCAGAAGACTCGGCAGGTTACTTCAAAGCTAAGAAGAGTATTAGTAGCAGCCCTAATAAAGTGCTTGGGGAGTTGTTTGCGAGTGGGTTCGCGTGTCACCACGCTGGTATGCTGAGAAGCGATCG TAACATGGTGGAGAAGTACTTCTCGGAGGGCTACATCAAGGTGCTGGTGTGCACGTCCACGCTGGCTTGGGGAGTCAACCTGCCCGCGCACGCCGTCATTATTAGA GGCACAGAAATCTACGACCAAAACCACGGCTCATTCGTGGACCTGTCAATCCTAGACGTACTTCAAATATTCGGTCGCGCGGGCCGCCCGCAGTTCGACACGTGCGGCACcggcatcatcatcaccactCACGACAAGCTCAGTCATTACTTGAAGAGCATGACTAACCAGTTCCCGATTGAGAGTAATTTCATTAACTTGCTGGCTGATAATCTGAACGCTGAG GTGGCGCTCGGCACGGTGACCAACCTGGACGAGGCGGTGGAGTGGCTCAGCTACACGTACCTGTTCGTGCGGATGAGGATCAACCCGcag GTGTACGGTCTAACATACGGAGACGTGCAAGAAGACCCGACGCTCGAGGCCAAGCGACGTGAACTTATAACAGCGGCGGCGATGCAGCTGGACAAGACGCACATGATACGGTTCAACGAACGGACTGGGGACTTGAATGTTACCG ACCTCGGCCGCACCGCCAGCCACTACTACATCACGTGTGAGACCATGGAGGTGTTCAACTCTATGGTGCGCAAGTCCATGACGCAAGGATACGTGCTCGAGATGCTGACACGCTGCTCCGACTTCCAGCAACTCAAA ATACGCAAAGAGGAACTAACAGAGCTGTGGAACCTGAAAGACCAGTTCTGCGAGCTGCGCATAGAGGACCCGCCTGAAGACATACACTGGAAGATAAACATACTGCTGCAG GTGTATTTATCGCGAGCGCGAGTGCAGGGGTCCTCACTGCAGTCGGATCTCAACTACATATCACAG AACGCAGTGCGCATAGTGCGCGCACTATTCGAGATAACTCTGCGCAAGAACAACGCGTACATGGCGGGGCTGTACCTCAAGATGGCCAAGATGCTCGAGCTGCAAACCTGGGACTTCCACAGCACGCTGCGCCAGTTCAACTGCTTTCCGATTGAG GTGCTATCACGGCTTGAGTACCCCATGCTGACAATTAGTCAGATAAGAGACATGGACCAGAGGGAGATTG GTGACCTAATCCGCAACCCAAAAGCAGCTCGCCACGTGAAGAAGTGCGCTGAAGAGTTCCCCACACTCGAGATGGAGGCGAGCCTGCACCCCATCACGAGGACCGTGCTGCGGATACGACTGCTCATCACGCCCGACTTCAA ATGGAACGACAAGTACCACGGGAAAGCCCCGGAAGCTTTCTGGATCTGGGTGGAAGACCCGGATAATGACATCATGTACTACCACGAGTACTTCCTCATTACCAAGAAACAG GTAATAACAAAAGAGCCTCAAGAATTAATAATAACGATACCGATCACCGAGCCGCTGCCCCCGCAGTACTACATCAGAGCCACATCAGAAAG GTGGCTAGGCTCTGATTGTGTGCTTCCACTGACATTCCAACATTTGATTTTGCCAGAAACACATCCTCCTCATACAG ACCTCCTAGAGCTGCAACCGCTCCCGGTGACCGCTCTCGGCAACGCTCAATACGAGATGCTATACAACTTCACACACTTCAACCCGATACAGACGCAATTATTCCACTGTCTGTACCACACGGATCATAACGTGCTGCTGGGGGCCCCGACTGGGTCCGGCAAGACCATAGTGGCTGAGGTCGctatgtacagggtgtttaaTCAGTATCCGCAGTGTAAG GTGGTGTACATCGCACCGCTGAAAGCGCTAGTCAAGGAAAGGATAAAAGACTGGAAAGTCAGACTTGAAGAGAAACTGGGCAAGAAAGTCGTGGAGCTTACTG GTGACGTATCCCCGGACGTCCGCGCAATACGCAACTCCTCAGTCATAGTGACGACACCAGAGAAGTGGGACGGCATCAGTCGGTCCTGGCAGAGTCGACACTACGTGCGTGATGTAGCACTGATTGTCATAGACGAGATACATCTGTTGGGAGAAGATAGAGGGCCGGTGCTGGAAGTCATTGTGTCGAG AACAAACTTCATCGAGTCGCACACATCACGGCGGCTGCGAATCATCGGGCTATCCACAGCTCTGGCCAACGCCAAAGATCTCGCCAACTGGCTGAATATAGGAGAGATGGGGCTCTACAACTTCAGGCCCTCAGTCAGACCCGTGCCTTTGGAG GTGCACATATCGGGGCACCCGGGGCGGCACTACTGCCCGCGCATGATGACCATGAACAAGCCCACGTTCCAGGCCATCCGCACGCACTCGCCCAGCGCGCCCGCGCTCGTGTTCGTGTCTAGTCGCAGGCAGACCAG ACTGACGGCGCTGGATCTGATCGCGTACCTCGCCGCTGAAGACAACCCGAAGCAATTCCTCCACATGCAGGAGTCTGAGATGGAACAG GTGCTGTCGTCCATCCGGGAGTCGAACCTGAAGCTGACCCTCGCGTTCGGCATCGGCATCCACCACGCGGGGCTGCACGAGCGTGACCGCAGCACCGTCGAGGAGCTCTTCATCAACCAGAAGATACAG GTCCTAATCTGCACAGCAACGCTAGCGTGGGGCGTCAACTTCCCAGCGCACCTGGTGGTGATCAAGGGCACGGAGTACTTCGACGGCAAACAGAAGAGATACGTGGACATGCCTATTACGGATGTGCTGCAGATGATGGGCCGCGCGGGAAGGCCGCAG TACGACAACGAAGGCGTGGCAGTGGTACTAGTTCACGACCAGAAGAAGAATTTCTACAAGAAGTTCCTCTACGAGCCATTCCCGGTTGAGTCCAGCCTTCTAGGCGTGCTGCCCGACCATCTCAACGCGGAGATTGTTGCTG GCACGGTCCAGACAAAACAAGACATCCTAGACTACCTGACCTGGACGTACTTCTTCAGACGGCTGCTCAAGAACCCTTCCTACTACCACTTGGAGAGCGTGGAGCCCCAGGATGTGAACCGCTACCTGAGCAACCTCGTGCAGACGTCTATTGATGAGCTCGCCAGCGCCAACTGTGTGGAGATTGAGGAG GACCAACGCACAATAACCTCAACTTGGATGGGTCGCATCGCCTCATACTACTACTTGTCACACAAGACCATGCGCCACTTCAGCGAACATTTGTCACACACGCAAACATTTGACGAACTGCTGCGAGTGTTGGCTGATTGTGAGGAATACGCTACGCTTCCGGTGCGGCATAACGAAGATGTGCTTAACGG GGACCTATCCCAAGAATGCCGTCTACCAGTGGACCCGCTGTCTCTAGACTCGTCCCACGTGAAGGCGTTCCTCCTGCTGCAAGCTCACATGACGCGCCTGCAGCTGCCCAACACGGACTATCTCACCGACACCAAGTCTGTGCTCGACCAGAGTATTAGGGTCATCCAG GCGATGATAGACACCTCATCCGAATACGGCTGGCTGCCCGTCTCGCTCTCCTGCCAGATCCTCATGCAGGCCATCGTCCAGGCGCGCTGGCCCATGGACTCCCCCCTAACCACCCTCCCACACATAGAGTCCCACCATCTGTACCTCTTCACGCAAATGAGCAAGGATACTAGGAAGCCGTGTATGATGCTGAATGGACTGAAAGTGGCGTGTGCGAAGAATTATGAGTTGTTAGCCAAGTATTTGAGAAAGGAGTTCGATGAGCACCAGATTGAACAGGTTTATAAG GCAATATGCGACCTCCCGACAGTCGACATCAAGGTGTCAGTCCGCGGCGCGTGGTTCGACGTGGACGGGGAGGAGACCCGGCCGGTGCGGCAGCCGCCCGCGCGCGACCACTGGGTGCCGCTGCATGCTGACCAG GAATACACCCTAGTCCTCGACACGCACCGTCGCGGCGGCAACCCTAGCTCCGTGCTGTGTCCGCGCTTCCCCCGCGGCAAGAACGAAGGCTGGTTCGTGTCGCTCGGGGTCGTTGACCGCGCGGAGCTGGTCGCACTGAAGCGAGTCACGCTGAGGGGTGGTTCTAGCCAGCAGCTGACTTTCCACACGCCACCGGAAACTG GTCGAGTGATCTACACGGTGTACATAACTAGCGACAGCTACCTCGGCCTCGACCAGCAGTACGACGTGCAAGTAGAGGTCATCGACCCCATGCCCGCCGACAATGAGGAACGCGTCTTCACTATGGATAAAACTCTCATTGagtga